The genomic interval AAATAGCACCGGATATTATCCCGCTGGTAGAGAACACGAAACGACCGGCTTTCTTCTTTGATATGGGTGAATACATACCCCATTTCCCTTACCTCAGCCCCGATGTATTCTATGCTTCACACCAGTTGTGGCAATCCGAGTATGCATTGGGGAAGTGGGCGCATAGCCATTTCGGGGATGGCGGTCATATGATCATGCCCGTGTATGAAGCAGGTTACCACCTGCATAGTGCCTTCAAAGAAGGCGTTACGGCAGCCGGCAGTACGCAGATAAGTATGACGGTATTACCACACAATGAGAGTGATCCTAAAAGAATGGAGCTGGATGGGCTCTTTACAACGCTCGCCAAAGATCCCCCACCATATGTCCATGCCATCTTCGCTGGTAGCATGGGTACACGTTTCCTTGAAAAATGGATACAAAGCGGCTTTCATAAAAAAATCCCGCTGCTGATCAACGAAACAATGGCATATGATGACGTATTGGAAGATATTAAACATATAGACCTGGAAATTTATACATCCATGATGTGGATGCGCGAAGACCAGAGCAAAGCGAATCAGCAATTTGTAAAGAAGTTCGAAAGCATTGCGCAGCAACCTGCTAATATCTATGCATTAATGGGATATGAAGCAGGCCTGATGTGGCGGGAATTGTTGCCTTATGCTAAGAAAAAAGACTGGGATACAGTAAAGCAACAACTCCGCGCAGGTGTAATAGACGGGCCCAGAGGACAAAAAAACTTTTACCCCGCTTCAGGATTTGCCCTGCCTACAGCCAATATTCTCAAGATCAGCACAACTGGTAATAAAATAAACAAATTAATTCTTGATCAGGGAGCAGGAATGCGCTATGATGCGAAGGAATTTGAAGTGATTCACAACGAATCTATGACCGGTTGGCAAAACCCTTTTCTCTGCATTTAACAGTTTCATATGAATGACACATTTACCCGAGGTATCAGCAGGATCCTGTTGATACTTTTCTTCATGCTAGCTGGCCACGCAGGCTTTGCGCAGTATACGAAGACGTCACTGGAAACAGGACGTAGTCTGTATTCTGCCATGGCTAAAGACCAGAGTGGCAACCTGTTCGTCGTTCGCGCCAATGCGGCCGGCACCGCTTATGAATTGGTGAAATACACGAACGGAACAGGCTCTCCCACAATCCTCTACAGCAATTTGCAGCAGGATAATGGCGTTCCTCCCATCGGACTTGCCATTAACTCTTTAGGTGATGTCTTTGTGACAAGCCTGAATAGTACTGATGGATGGGAAATTATTAAACTGCCGGCTCCGGCCAATAACAGTCCTACTGTTATCCATTCGGGCAACTACTACTCCGTTTTGGCAATAGACCCATCAAACAATCTGTTGTCACTGGAATATGATGCTGGTACTAATCAGTATCAGGTGGTTAGATATCCTTTCGGTGCGGAACAGCTCAATGGTTTTGTCGTTTGGAATGGGCTCCCTTTGCCTTCCGGACTGTCAACTACTTTTCCCGCCGGTCTTGTGACCGACTCACATGGCAACATTTTCCTGACGGACTTCCACGAAAATTCCGGAGGCCGTCTTATTAAACTGACCGCTCCCGGATTTGGACAGACTGTCCTGGCCACAAACAGGGGCTTTACCGCACTGGCTGTAGATGGCTCAGACAATCTGTATGTAAATGAAGCTACGTCAACCGCTAATGTCGCACAGATAGTAAAATACACTGATCCTACCCAGACAGGACAAGTACTTTACAACCAACTTAGCTATGATGTCAATGCCCATCCATATGGATTGGTTGTCATGCCTAATGGAAATATTTTTGCAAATAGTAATGGTTCGGCACCGGAGGTCGTTAAACTATCTCCTCCGAACATCAACGTTTTAAGTGTTGTACGTGCTGCCGCGAATCCTACCAATGCAACATCTGTCACTTACACCGTCACCTTCAGCGGTTCTGCTGCTGGTGTAACTACCAGCGCATTTACCCTCGTTCCAACCGGCGTCTCCGGCGCCTCTATCACAAGTGTAACAGGAAGCGGTACTACTTATACCGTAACTGTCAACACCGGCACAGGCTCCGGCACCATCGGGCTGAACGTTAACGGTACAGGTATCTCGCCTGTAGTGGCCAACGCTCCTTATACCGGCGCCGTGTATACCGTCGACAAGACAGCACCTACCGGTTCAATAGTCATCAACAGTGGCGCTGCATACACCAACAATGTGAATGTAACATTGACCCTCACCGGCAATGATGCAAATCCGCCATTGCAGATGGCCTTCTCTCTTGATGGTGGTGCATACACTACAGATGAAGCATTTGCAACCAGCAAAGCACTGACACTACCGTCAACAGATGGTACACGAACAGTGTCCATGCGACTGAAAGACGCAGCAGGTAACACGGTTATTTATAGTGATGACATCATCCTGGACCGTGTAGCCCCTAATACGTCGTTCACCGCGGTTCCTGCAAATCCGACGGTTTCAACAACTGCCAACTTTACCTTCACCGCCAACGAAGCTAATTGCACCTTCCAGGCAATGCTGGATGGCGGACCATTTAATCTGGTTACAAGTCCGGTTACATATAGCGGTCTGTCAGACGGACCACACAATGTCCAGATAAGGGCGATCGATCCGGCTGGAAATATAGACCCTACCCCAGACTCATATATCTGGACTATCGATGCCACCGGCCCGCAGATCACCAGCGTAGGCGTTCCTGCAAACGGCTACTATAGGGCAGGTCAGACGCTCGACTTCAAAGTGAGATACAATGAAGCAGCATATGTAACCACCGCGGCAGGTACTCCATACATCAATATCATCATTGGTCTTGATGCTAAACAGGTACCTTATACCGGCGGTACCGGCACAAATGAATTAACATTCAGCTATACCGTACAGTCAGGTGAAATGGATATGGACGGCATCACCGTAAATCCACTGGTACAGAACAACAGCGGCTTTATCAAAGATGCACTGGGCAATGATGCATCTACTTCATTGCAAAACGTTGATCCTACCACCCAGGTAAGGGTTAATACCTCCATACCGTCAGTAACACTGTCGACTGTCACACCGATGCCGACCAATGCGCCGTTTACTGTTACAGCTACTTTCAGCGAAGCAGTGTCCGGTCTGACTGTCAGTGATTTCAACGTGGTGAATACGACTGTAAGTAATCTGAGCACTTCAGATAATATTACTTACACCGTATTGATGACACCTGCTTCTGACGGCACAAGGACTATCAGCCTGCCAGCTAATGCAGCTGTTAATATTGGCGGCAATCCAAACACAGCGTCCAATACCATCTCTTATACTTATGATGCTACCGCACCTGCAGTCACATCTGTAGCAGTACCAGCTAATAAGTATCACAGAGCAGGTGAAACACTCGACTTCACAGTTAATTTCAGTGAGAATATCATCCTGAACACCA from Chitinophaga filiformis carries:
- a CDS encoding ABC transporter substrate-binding protein; this encodes MQSALTIGFLTPYSGVYPAYSAHLVTGWLLGMGLDPVRQRTVQFTSEYTHMGGAGASVDAARKLLFFNNVDILSGLISYKIAPDIIPLVENTKRPAFFFDMGEYIPHFPYLSPDVFYASHQLWQSEYALGKWAHSHFGDGGHMIMPVYEAGYHLHSAFKEGVTAAGSTQISMTVLPHNESDPKRMELDGLFTTLAKDPPPYVHAIFAGSMGTRFLEKWIQSGFHKKIPLLINETMAYDDVLEDIKHIDLEIYTSMMWMREDQSKANQQFVKKFESIAQQPANIYALMGYEAGLMWRELLPYAKKKDWDTVKQQLRAGVIDGPRGQKNFYPASGFALPTANILKISTTGNKINKLILDQGAGMRYDAKEFEVIHNESMTGWQNPFLCI